The following proteins come from a genomic window of Gloeomargarita sp. SRBZ-1_bins_9:
- the ruvC gene encoding crossover junction endodeoxyribonuclease RuvC, whose translation MTRILGFDPGLATLGYGVIDIEQRRPVVRDFGVIVTAPDLSLGQRLCVLYQDLHTLLDQWQPDQAAAEKLFFYRMANTIAVAQARGVLVLVLAQRGLTLQEFAPPQVKQALTGYGKAAKHLVQQAVQQELQLPTLPQPDDAADALAVALTASRYLG comes from the coding sequence ATGACCCGGATTCTCGGGTTTGACCCGGGGCTGGCAACCCTGGGCTACGGGGTCATCGACATCGAACAGCGGCGGCCTGTGGTGCGGGATTTCGGCGTTATCGTCACCGCGCCGGATTTGTCCTTGGGCCAACGGCTATGCGTGCTGTATCAGGACCTGCACACCCTACTGGACCAATGGCAACCGGACCAGGCAGCAGCAGAAAAATTGTTTTTCTACCGCATGGCCAATACGATTGCCGTGGCCCAGGCGCGGGGGGTGTTGGTGCTGGTGCTAGCCCAACGGGGATTGACCCTACAGGAATTTGCCCCGCCCCAGGTGAAACAGGCCCTCACCGGTTACGGCAAGGCGGCCAAACACCTGGTGCAGCAGGCTGTACAACAGGAACTACAACTGCCCACCCTCCCCCAACCCGACGACGCCGCCGATGCCCTGGCTGTGGCCCTGACCGCCAGCCGTTACCTGGGCTAA
- the thiS gene encoding sulfur carrier protein ThiS, with protein sequence MDNPTTFWLNGEAYPCRPQLSLAQVLQERGWHHKPVVIEYNGEILHRPFWTETLIQPGDRIEVVTIVGGG encoded by the coding sequence ATGGACAACCCGACAACGTTCTGGCTCAACGGTGAAGCCTATCCCTGTCGTCCCCAACTTTCCCTGGCGCAGGTCCTCCAGGAGCGGGGCTGGCACCACAAACCCGTGGTGATCGAGTACAACGGTGAGATTCTGCACCGGCCTTTTTGGACAGAGACCCTGATCCAGCCCGGGGACCGCATTGAGGTGGTGACCATCGTGGGCGGGGGATGA
- a CDS encoding aminotransferase class I/II-fold pyridoxal phosphate-dependent enzyme, translating into MVPTLVQHLQRLAQGYRGFHTPGHHRGRGAPEVLRRWWGDALFQADLSEIPGLDNLAQPEGLLREAQAQVASIFGAEYSWFLVNGATAGVLAALLAVYRPGGKVILPRQVHQSVIHGLILTGAEPVWLLPTWDENRQVWGGITPAQLAATLQQVGPEQVTAVVLSSPSYKGVCGPVGECVAMAHHYGIPVIVDEAHGAHFPFHPQLPASALQLGADMVIHSTHKVLTSLTQSALLHLQGGRVSLRRVQQCLNLIQTTSPSYLLLASLVATAEQMAAQGEQLYGALLERLERLTQQIHRLPGYGVLAIDPHRPGFAAQDPTRLVIQTRRLGWTGFALDERLYQQYQIIAEYPDYGDVTFLLTPWHDDGDGQALLNALAALAQVPPGPTPLPPVPLPPPASAVISPREAFFAPQTLVPWTEAVGQVSAQVVSPYPPGIPVLLPGEMITAEIVEYLTLVQQLGGQLVGVAGPQLAVVSNW; encoded by the coding sequence ATGGTTCCCACACTGGTGCAACACCTGCAACGGCTGGCTCAAGGATACCGGGGTTTTCACACACCAGGGCATCACCGGGGCCGGGGGGCGCCAGAAGTTCTACGCCGGTGGTGGGGCGACGCCCTATTCCAGGCAGATTTGAGCGAAATTCCCGGTTTGGACAACCTGGCGCAACCGGAAGGTCTCCTACGGGAGGCGCAAGCCCAGGTGGCATCTATCTTTGGGGCGGAGTACAGCTGGTTTCTGGTGAATGGGGCCACAGCGGGGGTGTTGGCGGCACTGCTGGCCGTCTATCGTCCGGGGGGAAAAGTGATTCTGCCCCGCCAGGTGCATCAGTCGGTGATCCATGGATTGATCCTGACGGGTGCAGAGCCGGTCTGGCTGCTGCCGACTTGGGATGAGAACCGCCAGGTCTGGGGGGGTATTACACCGGCGCAATTGGCAGCCACTTTACAGCAGGTAGGACCGGAGCAGGTGACGGCGGTGGTGTTGAGTTCCCCGAGTTATAAGGGGGTATGTGGCCCGGTAGGGGAATGTGTGGCCATGGCCCATCACTACGGGATTCCGGTGATCGTGGATGAGGCCCACGGTGCCCATTTTCCCTTTCATCCCCAACTGCCAGCCTCGGCATTGCAACTGGGCGCAGATATGGTCATCCATTCCACCCACAAGGTGCTGACATCGTTGACCCAATCGGCCCTGTTGCATCTCCAGGGTGGGCGAGTGTCTCTCCGGCGCGTGCAGCAGTGCTTAAACCTGATCCAGACCACCAGCCCCAGTTACCTGCTGTTGGCGTCTTTGGTGGCAACTGCCGAGCAGATGGCCGCCCAGGGGGAGCAACTCTACGGCGCACTTCTGGAACGCCTGGAGCGTTTAACCCAACAAATACACCGCTTACCCGGCTATGGGGTGCTGGCCATTGATCCCCACCGTCCCGGTTTTGCCGCCCAGGACCCCACCCGTTTAGTCATCCAAACGCGGCGCTTGGGCTGGACCGGCTTTGCCCTCGATGAGCGGTTGTATCAGCAATACCAGATCATTGCCGAGTACCCCGACTACGGCGATGTGACGTTTCTCTTGACCCCCTGGCATGACGATGGGGATGGGCAAGCCCTGTTGAATGCCCTGGCTGCTCTGGCGCAGGTTCCCCCCGGGCCGACGCCCTTGCCCCCTGTGCCCCTACCCCCGCCGGCATCGGCCGTTATCTCGCCCCGGGAGGCCTTTTTTGCCCCTCAAACGCTGGTGCCTTGGACCGAGGCCGTGGGTCAGGTCAGCGCCCAGGTGGTCAGCCCCTATCCGCCTGGTATCCCGGTCCTGCTGCCGGGGGAAATGATCACGGCGGAAATCGTTGAATATCTGACGCTGGTGCAGCAGCTCGGGGGTCAGCTGGTTGGCGTGGCTGGGCCGCAGTTGGCGGTGGTCAGTAACTGGTGA
- a CDS encoding alpha/beta hydrolase yields the protein MRRFWGWSVLGAVLLTCSGGQVRAAETLVLTYGSLEFAVPVADLETYIQTGQVPAQFQPLVTQISADELARLSHTLQQPVPVPPETIERVFGTSTGRVLLHRLGLFIQTERGENGAHALKTALLRAAQQPGGVTFLQVIRAFPSRTIRLNLVRGLTVIAAVNRYIDQVNNALAVLNREFLQQARRQTLPPSLPAVTQRGPVPWQVQELTLTDPQRQRSLPVTLYQPTSPNAPTVVISHGLGDSRQSFAYLAEHLASHGFAVVLPEHPGSDARRLQQVLAGEADEYILPQELVDRPLDIRLVLDALKRDRALVVGHSYGGYTALAVGGARLNLAHLSQVCAQVEQGVALNLSLLLQCPGRQLTHPPVQFRDERVVAVVALNPVGSALFGPTGLAQVRVPTLFMGSTQDVAAPVLDEQILPLTWLGSPQRYLALIEGASHFSVLAPGATGIPLPPEVVGPAPEVAQLYVKALTLAFAQVHLAQRREYAPLLTAAYARRLSRGPLPLLLVSNPPLAPLQQALTP from the coding sequence ATGAGGCGATTCTGGGGCTGGTCGGTACTAGGGGCTGTGCTTTTGACCTGCAGCGGGGGACAGGTGCGCGCCGCTGAAACCCTGGTGCTGACCTATGGCTCTCTAGAATTTGCCGTTCCAGTAGCCGACCTGGAAACCTATATCCAAACGGGACAGGTACCGGCCCAGTTTCAACCCCTGGTCACCCAAATCTCTGCCGACGAGCTGGCCCGCCTGAGCCACACCCTGCAACAACCAGTGCCCGTGCCCCCGGAGACCATCGAGCGGGTGTTTGGGACGTCCACTGGGCGCGTGTTACTCCACCGGCTGGGTCTGTTTATCCAGACGGAACGGGGGGAAAACGGCGCCCATGCCCTGAAAACGGCCCTGCTGCGGGCAGCCCAACAACCCGGCGGGGTCACCTTTCTCCAGGTCATTCGAGCGTTTCCCAGCAGGACCATTCGGCTCAACCTGGTGCGGGGGTTGACGGTCATAGCTGCGGTCAATCGCTATATTGATCAGGTCAACAACGCCCTGGCCGTCCTCAACCGGGAATTTCTCCAGCAGGCTCGCCGCCAGACCCTGCCGCCTTCTCTGCCAGCGGTCACCCAGCGGGGTCCCGTGCCCTGGCAGGTGCAGGAACTGACCCTGACCGACCCCCAACGCCAACGCTCCTTGCCCGTGACCCTCTATCAACCAACCTCGCCCAACGCGCCCACCGTTGTTATCTCCCATGGCCTGGGGGACAGTCGCCAGAGTTTTGCCTATTTGGCCGAACATCTGGCGTCCCACGGTTTTGCCGTCGTTTTGCCGGAGCACCCAGGGAGTGATGCCCGCCGCTTGCAACAGGTATTAGCCGGGGAAGCGGACGAATACATCCTGCCCCAGGAGCTGGTGGACCGGCCCCTGGATATTCGCTTGGTGCTGGACGCCCTCAAGCGCGATCGGGCACTGGTGGTTGGCCATTCCTACGGCGGTTACACAGCCCTGGCGGTGGGGGGCGCCCGGCTGAATTTGGCCCATCTATCCCAGGTGTGCGCCCAGGTGGAACAGGGGGTGGCGCTGAATCTTTCTTTGCTGTTGCAATGTCCCGGTCGGCAGTTGACCCATCCCCCGGTGCAGTTTCGGGATGAACGGGTGGTGGCGGTGGTGGCCCTGAATCCAGTAGGGAGCGCCCTATTTGGTCCAACGGGGTTGGCCCAGGTGAGAGTCCCCACGTTGTTTATGGGTTCCACCCAGGATGTGGCCGCGCCGGTGCTGGATGAACAAATCCTGCCGCTGACCTGGCTGGGGAGTCCGCAGCGGTATTTGGCGCTCATCGAGGGGGCCAGTCATTTTTCCGTGCTGGCGCCGGGAGCCACTGGGATTCCCCTACCGCCGGAGGTGGTGGGTCCAGCGCCGGAGGTGGCCCAGTTGTACGTCAAGGCCCTGACCCTGGCGTTTGCCCAGGTGCATCTGGCCCAACGACGGGAATACGCCCCCCTACTGACGGCTGCCTATGCCCGCCGCTTGAGTCGCGGCCCGCTGCCGTTGCTGCTGGTGAGTAACCCACCCCTAGCCCCCCTCCAACAGGCCCTGACCCCCTGA